A genomic window from Populus alba chromosome 19, ASM523922v2, whole genome shotgun sequence includes:
- the LOC118046760 gene encoding uncharacterized protein has product MEGIRQAAVAYYEHLPEEKKKSAEDTFKAMDKNGDGTISLREYVDYLRNSNNAVFTDHPNIFGALDTDNNGNLDFEETKVLYYILFSGRALICQFCKTFLADVYFSCFQCFCLHGSHSTYDLCCDCYGGKKFRHNDGHIFWDNYTLLSKTRSLALEAPEQKRREVLENIEKIVQVAGLVVGCAAMASSCGCSIM; this is encoded by the exons ATGGAGGGGATTCGCCAGGCTGCTGTAGCTTATTATGAACATCTGCctgaggagaagaagaaatcgGCCGAGGACACTTTCAAAGCCATGGATAAGAACGGAGACGGGACAATTAGCCTACGCGAATACGTGGACTATCTCAGGAACTCTAACAACGCAGTTTTTACTGATCATCCGAACATCTTTGGAGCTCTAGACACGGACAACAATGGAAACTTGGATTTTGAGGAAACAAAGGTCTTGTACTACATCTTGTTTAGTGGAAGGGCTCTAATTTGCCAGTTTTGTAAGACGTTCTTGGCAGACGTATACTTCAGCTGCTTTCAATGTTTCTGTCTTCATGGGTCACATAGCACCTACGATCTTTGTTGTGATTGTTATGGTGGAAAAAAGTTCAGACACAACGATGGGCACATCTTCTGGGATAACTATACTTTACTAAGTAAAACCAGGAGCTTGGCACTAGAAGCTCCCGAACAG AAGCGAAGAGAAGTGCTTgaaaacattgaaaagataGTGCAAGTTGCAGGCTTAGTTGTTGGTTGTGCTGCTATGGCATCATCTTGTGGCTGCAGCATTATGTGA